A genome region from Triticum aestivum cultivar Chinese Spring chromosome 2B, IWGSC CS RefSeq v2.1, whole genome shotgun sequence includes the following:
- the LOC123039570 gene encoding metalloendoproteinase 1-like, whose product MSTSSHSSPPVIILLFLHLLLLLPPCCRCCSRHLLLHGDANAPSSLTDTLHARDGNVTDGLRRYLARFGYASTPDDADGRLVVSLFQSTLGLPVTGHLDARTLDLLATPRCGVPDLLDTSTTNANARFAFFAGQPRWARAPGHFLLTYAVVSAPPYQPPRLKPEAAHPQGGPHPGRRLWRAGALRLQPALQPQLPLRARHLLSRPGGGHHQVAREDDDDAYGHPALAHHRHSSAPPLLA is encoded by the coding sequence ATGTCCACCTCCTCTCACTCTTCTCCCCCcgtcatcatcctcctcttcttgcacctcctcctcctgcttccACCATGCTGCAGGTGCTGCTCCCGGCACCTTCTTCTCCACGGCGACGCCAACGCGCCCTCCTCGCTCACGGACACGCTCCACGCGCGCGACGGCAACGTCACTGACGGCCTCAGGCGCTACCTGGCACGCTTCGGCTACGCGTCCACGCCTGATGACGCCGACGGGCGGCTCGTTGTGAGCCTCTTCCAGTCCACCCTCGGCCTCCCCGTCACGGGCCACCTCGACGCCCGCACGCTCGACCTCCTCGCCACCCCGCGCTGTGGCGTCCCGGACCTCCTCGACACCTCCACAACCAACGCCAACGCCCGCTTCGCCTTCTTCGCCGGCCAGCCCCGCTGGGCGCGTGCGCCGGGCCACTTCCTGCTCACCTACGCCGTCGTCTCCGCGCCTCCCTACCAGCCCCCGCGCCTGAAGCCTGAAGCCGCGCACCCGCAAGGCGGACCTCACCCTGGACGACGTCTGTGGCGTGCAGGCGCTCTACGGCTCCAACCCGCGCTTCAGCCTCAGCTCCCTCTCCGAGCCCGACACCTCCTCAGCCGCCCCGGCGGTGGCCACCACCAGGTCGCCCGGGAAGACGACGACGACGCATATGGCCATCCTGCTCTTGCTCATCATCGTCActcctctgctcctcctctgctAGCTTGA